A single window of Salvia splendens isolate huo1 chromosome 8, SspV2, whole genome shotgun sequence DNA harbors:
- the LOC121745566 gene encoding exocyst complex component EXO70I-like yields MEESHKVDHLLAAREILRSSIEKSRNIGIAVDQSGSRLQQASHNLASLQSSVENIATKCRVYGIRGHVDRAIGPAAALLQVLDLVHELQNSIQFDPPCAATSITRLQEALKLLADNCGLLILWLQDAVHILASNAASADDWYLVRASKVVSILREIQLFCRDGGIVSSAFDTLENEYRRLLTQTDFSHPTFPETELQAIAQVLAANNRLHRCTSIYAEVRIADARATLQALHVDYLGIQLSVTDSVRNVETYIYQWDNHMEFALRNLLLNEYRLCKKLGDDDDDAWMNCFAKIATECGFLEIFEFGSSVCNCKKEAMKLLSLLKIFSTLDKLRLQFNQLFNGKFCLEIQNKTRALVKKVVDGASEIFWDLLSQVELERETDPPPDGSVPRIVCFITDYCNKLLVEENSSILTRVLEISQVWNRASSEQGLLSNEIHNTMKALETNLESWAQSYNDTALSYLFMMNSHWYLCNSARGNKLGELMGQSWVWAYEESAEYYAALYLRESWEKLVVLLHEEGLTLFPGGRAINREVAKKRITIFCEAFDEMYKKQAKWILCDKALRWKTCHLIVEAVVPPYKSYLRRFMPGLEHEVNYTAERMEELISLLFQPKYDGSKCTDLIGMKNEAAISHFSYTPAAA; encoded by the coding sequence ATGGAAGAATCTCATAAAGTAGATCATCTCCTTGCTGCTAGAGAAATTCTGAGGAGCAGCATTGAGAAATCAAGAAACATAGGCATTGCAGTTGATCAAAGTGGCTCCAGATTGCAGCAGGCCAGCCATAATTTAGCATCTCTGCAAAGCAGTGTCGAAAACATTGCTACCAAATGTAGAGTTTACGGGATTAGAGGGCACGTTGATCGAGCCATTGGGCCAGCTGCAGCCCTGCTGCAAGTGCTGGATCTGGTGCACGAGCTGCAGAATTCGATCCAGTTTGATCCTCCTTGTGCTGCCACCAGCATCACACGCCTCCAGGAGGCGCTCAAGCTTCTTGCTGATAACTGCGGGTTGCTGATCCTCTGGCTCCAAGATGCGGTGCATATCCTCGCAAGCAACGCAGCTTCTGCCGATGATTGGTATCTTGTCCGCGCCTCCAAAGTTGTCAGCATACTCAGGGAAATCCAGCTATTTTGCCGAGATGGAGGAATTGTATCTTCTGCATTTGACACGCTCGAGAATGAATACAGGCGTCTCTTGACTCAAACCGATTTCTCACACCCAACGTTTCCGGAAACTGAATTGCAGGCTATTGCTCAGGTCCTGGCTGCTAACAATCGCCTCCACAGATGCACGTCTATCTATGCAGAAGTTCGGATTGCAGACGCCCGAGCTACTTTACAAGCCCTGCATGTGGATTACCTGGGAATTCAGTTATCTGTAACGGACAGTGTTCGGAATGTGGAGACGTACATTTACCAGTGGGATAATCACATGGAGTTTGCTCTCAGGAATCTGCTCCTGAATGAGTACAGACTCTGCAAGAAACTgggagatgatgatgatgatgcatGGATGAATTGCTTTGCCAAGATTGCAACTGAATGCGGATTCCTCGAAATCTTCGAATTTGGAAGCTCAGTTTGTAACTGCAAGAAAGAAGCAATGAAGCTCTTGAGTCTGCTCAAGATTTTCTCCACTCTGGACAAACTGCGCTTGCAATTCAACCAGCTGTTCAACGGAAAGTTCTGTCTCGAGATTCAAAACAAGACACGAGCTCTTGTTAAGAAAGTTGTCGATGGGGCTAGTGAGATTTTCTGGGACCTGTTATCGCAAGTGGAGCTGGAAAGGGAGACTGATCCGCCACCAGATGGCAGCGTTCCAAGGATCGTCTGTTTCATTACTGACTACTGCAACAAACTTCTCGTGGAGGAGAACAGCTCGATTCTGACTCGAGTTCTTGAGATTTCTCAGGTGTGGAACCGAGCAAGTTCTGAACAAGGGCTTCTCTCCAATGAAATTCACAACACAATGAAAGCACTCGAGACCAACTTGGAGAGTTGGGCTCAGAGTTACAACGACACCGCTCTTTCCTACCTCTTTATGATGAACAGTCACTGGTACTTGTGCAACAGCGCAAGGGGGAACAAGCTCGGGGAATTAATGGGGCAATCCTGGGTGTGGGCGTACGAGGAATCCGCAGAGTACTATGCAGCATTATACCTGAGAGAGAGTTGGGAAAAGCTTGTGGTGCTTTTGCATGAAGAGGGACTGACCTTGTTCCCCGGAGGCAGAGCCATCAATAGGGAAGTGGCAAAGAAGAGGATCACCATATTCTGTGAGGCTTTCGATGAAATGTACAAGAAGCAAGCCAAATGGATACTGTGTGACAAAGCCTTGAGATGGAAGACATGCCACCTAATAGTTGAAGCAGTTGTGCCGCCCTACAAGAGCTATCTGCGGAGATTCATGCCTGGATTAGAACACGAGGTGAACTACACAGCTGAGAGAATGGAGGAGTTAATTTCCTTATTGTTCCAACCCAAATATGATGGCAGCAAATGCACAGATTTGATAGGCATGAAGAATGAAGCTGCTATCAGCCACTTCTCCTACACCCCTGCTGCTGCTTGA
- the LOC121745567 gene encoding glutamyl-tRNA reductase-binding protein, chloroplastic-like — MSLFRFLSYPQICRLHLREREREREMILPHAQFLSSPPPILILPKTQFLKPCLSLPAPPSFTRPLNINRSALKCRAASIVSEPPQLELSDPNRRPFPAEITRTVLELSSVGTLSTLSQDDGSPLGFGVRFALDFNGTPILCLSHGFSADTKRACSLHVKLEQCGVRTPQCTIVGNLNKPGDAIALKKLCSAWKKQFNEEVEESCVYVIDVERVLQIEDYGEDGVWVSSSEYVSAEPDPLRNSAEKIVDEINTNNREDVLRFCNIYADLDFQVVDAKMVWVDRLGFDVRVTSVQKDVYEVRIPFPREVGDEKGAKSSFNGMSQLAWEVEKNFHALEFKKVKHVKKVGNAVQTYSV; from the exons atgagtTTGTTCCGCTTTCTGAGTTATCCTCAAATTTGTAGGCTTCATcttagagagcgagagagagagagagagatgattcTTCCTCACGCCCAATTTCTGAGCTCCCCGCCCCCAATTCTGATTCTCCCCAAAACCCAATTTCTCAAACCTTGCCTTTCTCTCCCTGCACCACCCTCCTTTACAAGGCCATTAAATATCAACCGATCTGCCTTGAAATGCAGAGCGGCTAGCATAGTTTCAGAGCCTCCGCAATTGGAGTTGAGCGACCCCAATCGCAGGCCTTTCCCAGCTGAGATTACAAGAACTGTCCTCGAACTATCGAGCGTCGGTACTCTTTCCACTCTCAGTCAAGACGACGGCTCTCCTTTGGGCTTCGGCGTTCGCTTTGCTCTCGATTTCAATGGAACTCCCATCTTGTGTTTGAGCCATGGATTTTCTGCTGATACGAAGAGGGCCTGCAGTCTTCATGTTAAG TTGGAGCAATGCGGAGTGCGGACGCCTCAGTGCACAATTGTTGGGAATCTTAATAAACCCGGTGATGCGATTGCTTTGAAG AAACTCTGTTCGGCGTGGAAGAAGCAGTTTAATGAGGAAGTGGAAGAAAGCTGCGTATATGTGATTGATGTTGAACGAGTTCTTCAGATAGAAGATTATGGTGAG GATGGTGTTTGGGTGAGCTCATCGGAATATGTATCGGCTGAACCAGATCCACTTCGAAACTCTGCAGAGAAGAtagtggatgagattaataCTAACAATAGAGAAGATGTTCTTCGCTTCTGCAACATTTATGCGGACTTAGATTTCCAG GTAGTGGATGCGAAGATGGTGTGGGTTGATCGACTAGGGTTTGATGTGCGTGTGACATCAGTGCAAAAGGATGTATATGAGGTACGGATACCTTTTCCAAGAGAAGTGGGAGACGAGAAAGGCGCAAAATCATCTTTTAATGGTATGTCTCAGCTTGCATGGGAAGTGGAAAAGAATTTCCATGCTCTCGAGTTCAAGAAGGTAAAACATGTAAAGAAAGTTGGAAATGCAGTTCAAACGTATTCAGTGTAG
- the LOC121745793 gene encoding pollen receptor-like kinase 1, with amino-acid sequence MSPTIIAIIILSILLALLLLLLLLLLCRWILLEDDDDDADADGVKLQQKDMMSPLPVGALSIAIGEAGGRGEQQRQKQHEMMMSPLRGGPRIGASPLPRGLTGASPSPGRVLGKGEQQASKLSFVKEDRQKFDLQDLMRASAEVLGSGSFGSSYKAVLVDGEAVVVKRFKQMNNISKEDFHDHMKRLGRLKHPNLLPLVAYLYRREEKLVVLDFVQNNSLVKHLHDDRKRPKEWPKALFSWESRLKAIKGVARGLAYLHAELPSLSIPHGHLKSSNVMLDRNYNALLMDYTLSPIVNPSQVSQALVAYRCPEYAQTGRIDRKSDVWCLGILILETLTGKPVDKYNGAELVKWVKGIVEEEAVEGRDALVFDKSMETSRPEINMLLQIGIACCQEDMDKRLGLEEAVTRIEQLQE; translated from the coding sequence ATGTCTCCGACAATAATAGCCATAATCATACTCAGCATCCTGCTGGCTTTGCTTCTGCTCCTGCTGCTGCTTCTGCTCTGCCGGTGGATCCTCCTTGAGGATGACGATGACGATGCCGATGCCGATGGTGTAAAGCTGCAACAGAAGGATATGATGAGTCCTCTTCCGGTAGGGGCACTGTCTATAGCAATAGGTGAGGCGGGCGGGCGAGGCGAGCAGCAGAGGCAGAAGCAGCATGAGATGATGATGAGTCCTCTGCGGGGAGGGCCCAGAATAGGCGCATCCCCCTTGCCACGAGGACTTACAGGCGCATCCCCCTCCCCAGGACGAGTGCTCGGGAAAGGCGAGCAACAAGCGAGCAAGCTCTCCTTTGTGAAGGAGGACAGACAGAAGTTCGACCTGCAGGACTTGATGAGAGCATCCGCAGAAGTACTAGGATCCGGAAGCTTCGGGTCATCGTACAAGGCAGTGCTGGTGGACGGGGAAGCAGTGGTCGTCAAGAGATTCAAGCAAATGAACAACATAAGCAAGGAAGACTTCCACGACCACATGAAGAGACTCGGCCGGCTCAAACACCCCAATCTGCTTCCCTTGGTAGCATACTTATACCGCAGAGAAGAGAAGCTAGTTGTTTTGGACTTTGTCCAAAACAACAGCTTGGTGAAGCATCTACATGACGACAGAAAACGGCCTAAGGAATGGCCGAAGGCGTTGTTCAGCTGGGAAAGCCGCTTGAAAGCTATTAAAGGAGTAGCAAGAGGGCTGGCCTACCTCCACGCGGAGCTTCCCAGCCTAAGCATCCCCCACGGCCACTTGAAGTCATCCAACGTCATGCTAGATAGAAACTACAACGCGCTTCTCATGGACTACACACTCAGCCCCATCGTCAACCCCAGCCAGGTCAGCCAAGCGCTCGTGGCGTACAGATGCCCTGAGTACGCCCAAACCGGCCGGATTGACAGGAAATCGGACGTGTGGTGCTTGGGGATTTTGATACTGGAGACTCTCACGGGAAAGCCGGTTGACAAGTACAATGGTGCAGAGTTAGTGAAATGGGTGAAAGGTATCGTGGAGGAAGAAGCGGTGGAAGGGAGAGATGCGTTGGTGTTTGACAAGAGTATGGAGACGAGCAGGCCGGAGATAAACATGCTTTTGCAGATAGGGATAGCATGTTGCCAAGAGGACATGGACAAGAGGTTAGGTTTGGAGGAGGCAGTTACAAGAATTGAGCAGCTGCAAGAGTAA